The following are encoded together in the Nitrospirota bacterium genome:
- a CDS encoding CPBP family intramembrane metalloprotease: protein MILYPVFVRHRIKIAFSLKALSIGLCVSALILIPYYFLFGESEGKITLYAILFQLIGIALPEEFFFRGFLQDSMGKTIKAVIFVSLLFSIAHLPKAIFSHEWISLLSFFPSLVMGWLYMKTNNILPGTIFHFLANVVQSIVTIQ from the coding sequence ATGATTCTCTACCCGGTATTTGTCAGGCATAGGATTAAAATTGCATTTTCATTAAAGGCTCTTTCCATCGGTCTTTGTGTTTCAGCTCTTATTTTAATCCCCTACTATTTTCTCTTTGGAGAAAGTGAAGGGAAGATTACTCTGTATGCAATCCTGTTTCAACTTATAGGGATTGCTTTACCTGAAGAATTCTTTTTCAGGGGATTTCTACAGGATTCAATGGGTAAGACCATTAAAGCGGTTATTTTCGTAAGTCTACTTTTTTCAATTGCACATCTTCCTAAAGCGATATTCTCTCATGAGTGGATATCACTCCTTAGCTTTTTCCCTTCGCTCGTTATGGGCTGGCTTTATATGAAAACAAATAATATCCTTCCAGGAACTATTTTCCACTTTCTGGCTAATGTGGTACAAAGCATAGTAACAATTCAGTGA
- a CDS encoding S8 family serine peptidase codes for MISIAEYIVGKMVRYIIFLVLTLNLISCSGEEQLNIAVNSDGGAEVKKVNRQGYTVNPEIKTGYVPGEIIVKFRESAGAAKISTLLKSSGVTRLREIKKIGVHKLKVPDNMTVEALISQYRVDTDVEYAEPNYIIKTTALPNDPGFPLIWGLNNTGQTGGVLDADIDAVEAWNVTNGSRDIIIAVIDSGVAYNHPDLTGNIWTNTAEHSGKTGVDDDSNGYVDDIYGWDFIDNDGYPLDLDSHGTHVAGIIGASGDNGLGSTGVIWTVKIMPIRFLGVSGTGDTLDAADAIVYATDNGARIINASWAGYEYSNALYDAIDYARGKGVLFVAAAGNEANNNDIEPTYPASYNLPNIISVAATDDRDNIASFSNYGAKSVDLGAPGVSIYSTIPQFVYGLPVAVYSENFDSDSGELPLLGWARGGINSSWAVTEQTGVNGTNSLEDSPGGFYLPNTNSWAGYMTAIPSVKNNLYTLSFKWKGFVNPLTFDYLNVNFSLDGTDWEWFDSINGYTFGKFILYSTDAITSIVDILDSFYFGFGLESSPLGSANGVFIDEVLIERESISISNYTYESHGWDGTSMAAPYVSGVAGLILSVNPSLSFKEIKDIILKSVDPVSSLAGITLTGGRLNASNAMGYIIPPAPSGLIATPFSGSQIDLAWTDNSLNESGFRIERKKGSGGTYNVIATVGANITAYSDSGLSSGTTYFYRIKAYNNGGESLPSEEAIATTFQSTTDNDDGGRGGGCSVGMVQNYQTAIADTLFLFMPLVAVWIIIRFRRDRRKCSRKL; via the coding sequence AATATATTGTGGGAAAGATGGTCAGGTACATAATATTTTTAGTTTTAACACTGAATCTTATTTCATGTAGTGGAGAAGAGCAATTGAACATAGCGGTTAACTCAGATGGTGGGGCAGAAGTTAAAAAGGTTAATCGACAGGGCTATACAGTCAACCCTGAAATAAAGACCGGTTATGTTCCGGGCGAAATAATCGTGAAATTCAGGGAATCAGCAGGTGCAGCAAAAATATCTACACTTCTTAAGTCATCGGGAGTTACACGATTAAGAGAGATAAAAAAAATAGGTGTTCATAAATTAAAGGTCCCTGATAATATGACTGTTGAAGCTCTTATAAGCCAATATCGAGTTGATACTGATGTTGAATATGCAGAGCCGAATTATATCATAAAAACGACTGCCTTACCGAATGATCCAGGTTTTCCACTTATCTGGGGATTAAACAATACAGGGCAGACCGGCGGAGTGTTAGATGCTGATATCGATGCTGTAGAGGCATGGAACGTAACAAATGGTTCGAGAGATATTATTATAGCCGTTATTGATTCAGGTGTTGCTTATAATCATCCTGATCTTACAGGAAATATTTGGACAAATACAGCAGAGCATAGTGGGAAAACAGGTGTTGATGATGACAGTAATGGATATGTTGATGACATTTATGGATGGGATTTTATTGATAATGACGGTTATCCACTTGACTTAGACTCACACGGGACACATGTTGCTGGAATTATAGGGGCATCTGGGGATAATGGCCTTGGAAGCACAGGAGTAATATGGACAGTAAAGATTATGCCGATCCGTTTCCTGGGAGTGAGTGGCACCGGTGATACTTTGGATGCAGCAGATGCAATTGTTTATGCTACTGACAACGGAGCACGCATCATAAATGCAAGCTGGGCAGGTTATGAATATTCAAATGCGCTTTATGATGCTATAGATTATGCCAGGGGAAAAGGGGTGCTATTTGTAGCGGCAGCCGGGAATGAGGCAAATAATAATGACATTGAACCAACCTATCCTGCAAGCTATAATCTCCCGAATATCATTTCAGTTGCTGCAACAGATGACAGGGATAATATCGCCTCTTTTTCTAACTATGGCGCAAAATCGGTTGATCTGGGGGCTCCGGGAGTAAGCATATACAGCACCATCCCCCAATTTGTTTATGGTCTGCCTGTTGCAGTTTACAGTGAGAATTTTGATAGTGATTCAGGAGAACTGCCTTTGCTGGGTTGGGCACGCGGTGGAATAAATTCTAGCTGGGCAGTTACTGAACAGACTGGAGTGAATGGAACTAATAGTCTTGAAGATAGTCCTGGCGGGTTTTATCTTCCGAATACGAACTCCTGGGCAGGCTATATGACAGCAATCCCATCCGTTAAGAATAATCTATATACCCTGTCATTCAAATGGAAGGGTTTTGTGAATCCCCTGACTTTTGATTATCTCAATGTCAATTTTTCGCTGGACGGAACAGACTGGGAGTGGTTTGACAGTATAAATGGATATACATTTGGGAAATTTATTCTATATTCTACAGATGCTATTACATCTATTGTGGATATTCTCGATAGCTTTTATTTTGGATTTGGATTAGAATCCAGTCCATTAGGCAGTGCCAATGGGGTTTTTATTGATGAAGTTCTCATTGAAAGAGAATCAATATCCATAAGTAATTATACATATGAATCGCACGGATGGGATGGCACATCAATGGCAGCCCCATATGTTTCAGGTGTTGCAGGGCTAATACTCTCGGTGAATCCATCGTTATCCTTTAAAGAGATAAAAGATATCATTTTGAAAAGCGTTGACCCTGTCTCAAGTCTTGCCGGAATAACATTGACCGGCGGTAGACTGAATGCTTCCAATGCAATGGGTTATATTATACCGCCAGCTCCATCAGGCCTCATAGCAACGCCATTTTCAGGCAGTCAGATAGACCTTGCATGGACAGATAATTCTTTGAATGAATCAGGCTTCAGGATAGAGCGTAAAAAAGGCTCAGGCGGAACATATAACGTAATCGCAACAGTGGGAGCAAATATTACTGCATATTCAGACAGTGGGCTTTCATCAGGAACAACTTATTTCTATCGTATAAAAGCATACAATAATGGAGGAGAATCTTTACCCTCTGAAGAAGCAATCGCTACAACTTTTCAATCAACTACAGATAATGACGATGGAGGCAGAGGCGGTGGTTGTTCTGTCGGCATGGTTCAAAACTATCAGACCGCCATTGCAGATACATTGTTCCTCTTCATGCCATTGGTAGCTGTATGGATAATCATAAGGTTCAGAAGAGATAGACGGAAATGTAGCCGCAAACTTTAG